A genomic window from Streptomyces mirabilis includes:
- a CDS encoding PRC-barrel domain-containing protein produces MFEAQDIREWRGHDVVDHERHKIGVLEAVYVDTATDQPVFATVTVGLPTRHRLVFVPLGDATVGPGYLKVAYDKKQVKEAPSIGTDGELLAEDEKSVFAHYELAYRMGEGGERRLARR; encoded by the coding sequence GTGTTCGAGGCGCAAGACATCAGGGAATGGCGAGGCCACGACGTGGTCGACCACGAGCGGCACAAGATTGGCGTCCTGGAGGCGGTCTACGTCGACACGGCCACGGACCAGCCCGTGTTCGCAACGGTCACGGTCGGCCTGCCGACCCGGCACCGGCTGGTGTTCGTCCCCCTGGGCGACGCGACGGTCGGTCCCGGTTATCTGAAGGTCGCCTACGACAAGAAGCAGGTAAAGGAAGCGCCCTCGATCGGCACGGACGGCGAACTGCTCGCGGAGGACGAGAAGTCGGTCTTCGCGCACTACGAGCTCGCCTACCGCATGGGTGAGGGTGGCGAACGTCGCCTCGCCCGCCGCTGA
- a CDS encoding MerR family transcriptional regulator, whose product MTADDSFGRLDDDDYPAYTMGRAAELLGTTQGFLRALGEARLITPLRSAGGHRRYSRYQLRIAARARELVDQGTPIEAACRIVILEDQLEEAQRINAAHRRAAESANPTAAA is encoded by the coding sequence ATGACAGCAGACGACTCGTTCGGCCGTCTCGATGACGACGATTACCCCGCCTACACGATGGGCCGGGCCGCCGAGTTGCTCGGCACCACCCAGGGCTTCCTCCGCGCCCTCGGCGAAGCCCGCCTCATCACCCCGCTGCGTTCCGCGGGCGGCCACCGCCGCTACTCCCGCTACCAGCTGCGCATCGCCGCCCGCGCCCGGGAACTCGTCGACCAGGGCACTCCGATTGAGGCCGCCTGCCGCATCGTCATCCTCGAAGACCAGCTCGAAGAAGCCCAGCGCATCAACGCCGCACACCGCCGCGCCGCTGAATCAGCAAACCCGACGGCCGCAGCCTGA
- a CDS encoding site-specific integrase produces the protein MGASGGTRRGGKAGAGFGVTSVEMSLARLKEALNRAVARRLVAANVAQEVTIPRKVRKAERRAKAVVRPWNVEEVHAFVRAVKDDRLYAALLLSLMGLRPAEICGMRWADVDLGKAALTVANTRTLMGNKTVVEKGTKSLAGERQLPLPDLVREALKCFENNQLAEKLVARERYDDSGYAVVDELGRALNGRQLRERAYRVMDEHGLRRARLYGARASCFTYLANNGVPDHLLARWAGHTGVRTTKRWYVKPDVEDLRPAADAWGGLACVPDPDPAENVRCGSVRE, from the coding sequence GTGGGGGCTTCGGGAGGGACGCGTCGTGGTGGCAAGGCGGGCGCGGGCTTCGGGGTGACCTCGGTGGAGATGTCCCTGGCGCGGTTGAAGGAGGCGCTGAACCGGGCGGTGGCCCGGCGCCTGGTCGCCGCGAACGTTGCCCAGGAGGTCACGATCCCTCGGAAGGTACGCAAGGCGGAACGCAGGGCCAAGGCGGTGGTGCGGCCCTGGAACGTCGAAGAGGTTCATGCCTTCGTGCGCGCGGTGAAGGACGACCGCCTGTACGCGGCTCTCCTTCTGTCCCTCATGGGCCTGCGGCCGGCGGAGATCTGCGGTATGCGCTGGGCCGATGTCGACCTGGGCAAGGCCGCTCTGACCGTTGCCAACACCCGAACGCTCATGGGGAACAAGACCGTGGTGGAGAAGGGCACGAAGTCTCTCGCCGGTGAGCGGCAGCTTCCTCTGCCCGATCTGGTCAGGGAGGCCCTGAAGTGCTTCGAAAACAATCAGCTGGCCGAGAAGCTGGTGGCGAGGGAAAGGTATGACGACAGCGGGTACGCGGTCGTGGACGAGCTCGGCAGAGCGCTCAACGGGCGGCAGCTGCGTGAGCGGGCGTACAGGGTCATGGACGAGCACGGGCTGCGGAGGGCGCGCTTGTACGGCGCTCGCGCGAGTTGCTTCACGTACCTGGCGAACAACGGGGTGCCGGACCACCTCCTTGCCCGATGGGCCGGGCACACCGGCGTCAGGACCACGAAGCGCTGGTATGTGAAGCCGGATGTGGAGGATCTTCGTCCGGCGGCGGATGCATGGGGAGGTCTGGCGTGCGTCCCCGACCCCGATCCCGCAGAGAATGTGAGATGTGGGAGCGTGAGGGAGTGA